GCCGCCGAGACCAGGGCCAGGATGATGGCCGAACCCAGGAAAATGATGCGGGTTCCACCGACCAGACACATCAGGAAAAGCAGCCCCGCCAGAAACACCGCGCCGCCGAAATCCGGCTGCAGCAGCAGCAAAAAACAAAGGCTCCCGGTCACGATGATCGGCGGCAGAAATCCCACGCTGAACGTTTTGACCAGATCCTGTTTGTTGGCGAAAAAATAGGACAGGTAGAAAACCAGCGCGATTTTCGCGGCCTCCAGCGGCTGAACCGAAAAAGGCCCTATCCGCAGCCAGCGGCTTGCTCCGCCCGCAGTGGTGGCGAATGGTGAAAAAACGGTCATGAGCAGAAGTCCAGCCGCCAGCAAAATCCAGAGATAGGTGTGGCGATAGAAAAATTCCATGTTCGCCCGGGCCGCGATTGTCAGCACGACGCCCCCGGCGACCATGAACAGCGCCTGCTTCCAGAACAGGGCGTACTTGTCGCCGTAAACCTTCTCGGCCATGATTCCGCTGGCGCTGAGGACCATGATGAGCCCGATGGAGGCCAGACAAATCACCGCCCCCAAAAGAATGATGTCAAAGCTCATGAGGTGGCGGGCCGCTTCGCGCTGGGTGATCCTCATGATGCGCCCTCCACCCATTCGCGTACCGCACGCTGGAAAGTCTTGCCCCGCTCCTTATAGTTGGCAAAAAGGTCAAAACTGGCCGTGGCCGGAGACAGGAGCACGCATTCTCCGCTGCGGGCGTCGGAAGCGGCCCTGAACACGGCCTCTTCCAACGTCGCGTCCCAGCTGATTTCCTTGCCGCAATCACTCCAGGCCTCTTCAAAAATTTCCCGCGACTGCCCGAACAGATACACGCCGCGAACCTTCTCCCGCAGAACCGGCAAGACCGACCCAAGATCGCCGCCTTTGAACACGCCGCCCGCGAGCAGGCGCACGGGGCGGTCCTGGCTTTTGAGGGCCGCGATCATGGAATCGATGGTCGTGGACTTGGAATCGTCGATAAAAACGATGCCGTTGTGTTCCGCCACGGCCTCGATGCGATGCGCCAGAGTGGAGAAGCCATCGATGCCGCGCTGCACATCCTGCTGGGAAAGCCCGAAATAGCGGCAAGCCAGATAGGCCGCTTCCATGTTTTCGCGGTTGTGCTCGCCAGGCAGGCCCGGACACTCGAACCGGGAACTGGCCACGAAATAGACCCTGCGGCTGCGGGAGAAATCCCGTCGCTCCAGCTCATCCTTCATGGACAGCGGCACCACGGCCAGATCCGCTTCCGCCATGTGCTTGAACATGGAGAGTTTCGCGCTCAGGTACTCTTCCATGGTCTCATGGTAGTCGAGGTGGTTGGCCGAAAAATTGAGCAGCACGCCTACCCGGGGATGAAAGGACGGGGAATTCTGCAACTGGAAACTGGAGACTTCGAGCACCAGGATGTCGGCCTGCTCGGCGCCCAGCAGATACTCGCACAGCGGCGTGCCGATATTTCCGCCGGTGAAGACCTTTTTGCCGTTTGCTTCCAGAATGCGGCTGATGAGCGTCGTGGTCGTGGTTTTCCCGTTGGTTCCGGTCACCGCGATGATGGGTTCGGACACGAACCAGCTCGCCAGTTCCAGCTCGGACACCACCTGCACGCCTTCAGGCAGGAGCGCGGCGACTTTCGAACGGGCGATGCCCGGGCTCAAAACAATGAGGTCGGCCCCTTCGAAATGCGCGGGTTTGTGCTCGCCGGCGCAGACCTCAAGTCCCAGGTCGGCGGGAACCTTGGCTGCGCTGGCCTCATTTTTCTCCAGCACGCGCACAGTCGCGCCCATGCGCGCCAGAAGACGCGCCGCCGCGATGCCGGAAGCTCCCGCTCCCAGCACGACCGCGGTGTGGCCGCGAAGCTGATTATCGTGGATGAATTCGCGCATTGCCTTCCTACCTGAGCTTCAGTGTTCCCAGAGCCATGACCGCCAGCAAGAGCGACAGGATCCAGAAACGGATGATGATTTTCGACTCGTGAATGCCTTTCTTCTCGAAATGATGGTGCAACGGAGCCATGCGGAAGATCCTCTTGCCGCCGCTGACCTTGAAATATCCGACCTGCAGGATGACCGACAGGGTCTCGACCACGAAGAGGCCGCCCACGATGACAAGCAGCAGCTCCTGCTTGCACAGGATGGCAATGAACCCGAGGGTGCCGCCGATGCTCAGGCTGCCCACGTCGCCCATGAAGACCTGCGCCGGGAAGGCGTTGAACCACAGAAACCCCAGGCCCGCCCCGACCATGGCCCCGCAGATCACCGTGACCTCGCCGACCCCGGCGATGTAGGAGACCTGC
This DNA window, taken from Desulfomicrobium sp. ZS1, encodes the following:
- the ftsW gene encoding putative lipid II flippase FtsW, encoding MRITQREAARHLMSFDIILLGAVICLASIGLIMVLSASGIMAEKVYGDKYALFWKQALFMVAGGVVLTIAARANMEFFYRHTYLWILLAAGLLLMTVFSPFATTAGGASRWLRIGPFSVQPLEAAKIALVFYLSYFFANKQDLVKTFSVGFLPPIIVTGSLCFLLLLQPDFGGAVFLAGLLFLMCLVGGTRIIFLGSAIILALVSAALLVVNSPYRFRRVFSFLDPFQDAQNSGYQLVQSLYGLGSGGWVGQGLGEGKQKLFFLPEAHNDFIMSVLGEELGFVGVSLIIILLGVVLWRTLAISIRQASMHDRITAFGMGAIVIVGGILNMGVVLGAIPPKGVPMPFLSYGGSHLLAAFFCTGVLLNLSRKVKA
- the murD gene encoding UDP-N-acetylmuramoyl-L-alanine--D-glutamate ligase yields the protein MREFIHDNQLRGHTAVVLGAGASGIAAARLLARMGATVRVLEKNEASAAKVPADLGLEVCAGEHKPAHFEGADLIVLSPGIARSKVAALLPEGVQVVSELELASWFVSEPIIAVTGTNGKTTTTTLISRILEANGKKVFTGGNIGTPLCEYLLGAEQADILVLEVSSFQLQNSPSFHPRVGVLLNFSANHLDYHETMEEYLSAKLSMFKHMAEADLAVVPLSMKDELERRDFSRSRRVYFVASSRFECPGLPGEHNRENMEAAYLACRYFGLSQQDVQRGIDGFSTLAHRIEAVAEHNGIVFIDDSKSTTIDSMIAALKSQDRPVRLLAGGVFKGGDLGSVLPVLREKVRGVYLFGQSREIFEEAWSDCGKEISWDATLEEAVFRAASDARSGECVLLSPATASFDLFANYKERGKTFQRAVREWVEGAS